One region of Acidovorax sp. T1 genomic DNA includes:
- a CDS encoding pirin family protein: protein MSSAPLLLTGHFKDLGGGFTVRRLLPALQQRSVGPFLFFDHFGPVTVQPANEYDVRPHPHIGLATVTYLFSGAILHRDSLGSVQQIEPGAINWMTAGRGIVHSERRPPALATQNYVNHGIQLWAALPLGQEDCPPSFTHTPASAIAELAVGDGTVRVLVGSAFGVTSPVATLSPTLYLDVQLPAGGVLELPALAQEMAVYAVDAAVQLDGQPLAEHTMAVLPPAASARLQAGATEARLMVIGGAPLDAPRHIWWNFVSSNKERIVQAAQDWEADQMGQVPGDTERIPLPAHRFKP, encoded by the coding sequence ATGAGCAGCGCCCCGCTCCTGCTCACCGGCCATTTCAAGGACCTGGGTGGCGGTTTCACGGTGCGCCGGCTGCTGCCTGCCCTGCAGCAGCGATCGGTGGGGCCATTCCTGTTCTTTGACCACTTCGGCCCCGTCACCGTGCAGCCCGCGAACGAATACGACGTGCGGCCGCACCCGCACATCGGCCTGGCCACGGTCACCTACCTGTTCTCGGGCGCCATCCTGCACCGCGACAGCCTCGGGAGCGTGCAGCAGATCGAGCCCGGCGCCATCAACTGGATGACCGCCGGGCGTGGCATCGTGCATTCCGAGCGCCGCCCGCCCGCGCTGGCCACCCAAAACTATGTCAACCACGGGATCCAGCTGTGGGCCGCACTGCCGCTGGGGCAGGAAGATTGCCCGCCCTCGTTCACGCACACGCCCGCCAGCGCCATTGCCGAGTTGGCCGTGGGCGACGGCACGGTGCGGGTGCTCGTCGGGTCGGCGTTTGGCGTGACCTCGCCGGTGGCCACCCTGTCGCCCACGCTGTACCTGGATGTGCAGTTGCCAGCGGGCGGCGTGCTGGAGCTGCCCGCCCTGGCGCAGGAAATGGCGGTGTATGCAGTGGATGCCGCCGTGCAGCTCGATGGCCAGCCACTGGCCGAACACACCATGGCCGTGCTGCCGCCCGCCGCATCGGCACGGCTGCAGGCGGGCGCCACGGAGGCGCGGCTGATGGTGATCGGCGGTGCGCCGCTGGATGCACCCCGCCATATTTGGTGGAACTTTGTCTCCAGCAACAAAGAGCGCATCGTGCAGGCCGCCCAAGACTGGGAAGCCGACCAGATGGGCCAGGTGCCCGGAGACACCGAGCGGATTCCCCTGCCAGCGCACCGTTTCAAGCCGTGA
- a CDS encoding OsmC family protein, with protein sequence MAIELNRITSAPMAQTLTIRSHTLVVDGTAAEGGDDTGPNPHDLYDAALGSCKALTVLWYARRKGIPVSDVRTVIERDASAERAGTYRLAARMQISGELSDEQLQELQAVAHKCPVHKLMTAVTTEITTTVERMA encoded by the coding sequence ATGGCTATTGAACTCAATCGCATCACATCCGCCCCCATGGCGCAGACGCTGACCATCCGCAGCCATACGTTGGTGGTGGATGGCACAGCCGCAGAGGGCGGGGACGACACGGGCCCCAATCCGCACGACCTTTATGACGCGGCGCTGGGCTCTTGCAAGGCGCTCACGGTGCTCTGGTATGCGCGCCGCAAGGGCATCCCGGTGAGCGACGTGCGCACGGTGATCGAGCGCGATGCATCGGCCGAGCGCGCGGGCACCTACCGCCTCGCGGCCCGCATGCAGATCAGCGGTGAGCTCAGCGATGAGCAGCTGCAGGAACTGCAGGCCGTGGCGCACAAATGCCCGGTGCACAAGCTCATGACGGCCGTCACCACCGAAATCACCACCACCGTGGAGCGCATGGCATGA
- a CDS encoding flavodoxin family protein, with product MSLIAVVYHSGYGHTQRLAQAVADGADAQLVAIDADGNLPEGGWETLLAAKAIILGSPTYMGGPSWQFKKFADASSKPWFNQAWKDKLFAGFTNSASPNGDKQITLDYLFHLAMQHGGLWVGAGMLPSNAKAATRNDVNWLGAFSGAMAQSPSDASAAEMFAGDLETGRLLGQRVAAVAARLGA from the coding sequence ATGTCATTGATTGCAGTGGTTTATCACTCCGGCTACGGCCACACCCAGCGCCTGGCCCAGGCCGTGGCCGATGGCGCCGACGCCCAGCTGGTCGCGATCGATGCCGACGGCAACCTGCCCGAAGGCGGCTGGGAGACCCTGCTGGCCGCCAAGGCCATCATCCTGGGCTCTCCGACCTACATGGGGGGGCCGAGCTGGCAGTTCAAAAAATTTGCGGATGCCTCGTCCAAGCCCTGGTTCAACCAGGCCTGGAAAGACAAGCTTTTTGCGGGCTTCACCAATAGCGCCAGCCCCAATGGCGACAAGCAGATCACGCTGGACTATCTGTTCCACCTGGCCATGCAGCACGGCGGGCTGTGGGTGGGCGCGGGCATGCTGCCTTCCAATGCGAAGGCAGCCACGCGCAACGATGTGAACTGGCTGGGCGCGTTCAGCGGTGCCATGGCGCAGTCGCCCTCCGATGCCTCTGCCGCCGAGATGTTTGCGGGCGACCTGGAAACCGGCCGGCTGCTGGGCCAGCGCGTGGCAGCGGTTGCCGCGCGCCTGGGCGCATGA
- a CDS encoding DoxX family protein, whose translation MLSSLQNPLALVSRLLFAALFLPAGIGKITGFAGTVGYISSVGMPMPTVAAAVAAVVEVVGSVALIVGFGTRFAALVLAFFTLVASFFFHAYWAAPADGQMIQQLLFFKNIAVVGGLLALTAFGAGAFSVDGQRAAR comes from the coding sequence ATGCTTTCTTCTTTGCAAAATCCCCTGGCCCTCGTGTCGCGCCTGCTGTTTGCAGCGCTGTTTCTTCCTGCAGGCATTGGCAAAATTACCGGCTTTGCCGGCACGGTGGGCTACATATCGTCGGTGGGGATGCCCATGCCCACCGTTGCGGCGGCGGTTGCTGCGGTGGTCGAGGTGGTGGGCAGTGTGGCGCTGATCGTGGGTTTCGGCACGCGCTTTGCCGCGCTGGTGCTGGCCTTCTTCACGCTGGTCGCGAGCTTTTTCTTTCATGCCTATTGGGCGGCGCCCGCCGATGGGCAGATGATTCAGCAATTGCTGTTCTTCAAGAACATTGCCGTGGTCGGTGGCCTGCTGGCGCTGACGGCCTTTGGTGCCGGCGCCTTCAGCGTGGACGGCCAGCGCGCAGCCCGCTAA
- a CDS encoding pirin family protein produces the protein MLTVRKSQDRGHADHGWLNSFHSFSFAGYHDPRHMGFGNLRVINEDRIAPGTGFGTHSHRDMEIISYVLSGELAHKDSMGNVKGIPPGDVQRMSAGTGVTHSEFNHAAGQTTHFLQIWILPNQQGIAPSYEQKSFSTAEKRGVLRLVASPDGAQGSVTVHADAALYAGLLDGPEAVTQRLNPARKTYVHLVRGALCVNGQPLVAGDAALIENESSLALTDGQDAEVLVFDLVA, from the coding sequence ATGCTGACTGTTCGTAAATCGCAAGACCGGGGCCACGCCGACCATGGCTGGCTCAATTCATTTCACAGCTTTTCTTTTGCGGGTTACCACGATCCGCGCCACATGGGCTTTGGCAACCTGCGCGTCATCAATGAGGACCGCATTGCACCAGGCACCGGCTTTGGCACCCACAGCCACCGCGACATGGAGATCATCAGCTATGTGCTGTCGGGCGAGCTGGCCCACAAGGACAGCATGGGCAACGTGAAGGGCATCCCGCCCGGTGACGTGCAGCGCATGAGCGCCGGGACCGGCGTGACGCACAGCGAGTTCAACCACGCCGCCGGCCAGACCACGCATTTTTTGCAGATCTGGATCCTGCCCAACCAGCAAGGCATTGCGCCCAGCTACGAGCAAAAGTCGTTTAGCACCGCTGAAAAGCGCGGTGTGCTGCGGCTCGTGGCCTCGCCCGATGGGGCGCAGGGTTCGGTCACCGTGCATGCCGATGCCGCGCTGTATGCCGGGCTGCTGGATGGCCCGGAGGCCGTCACCCAGCGCCTGAACCCGGCACGCAAGACCTATGTGCACCTGGTGCGCGGCGCGCTGTGTGTGAATGGCCAGCCACTGGTTGCTGGCGACGCCGCGCTGATCGAAAACGAGTCGTCCCTGGCATTGACCGATGGCCAGGACGCCGAGGTGTTGGTGTTTGATCTGGTTGCTTGA
- a CDS encoding LysR family transcriptional regulator — MHHPYDVLTPDSLAMLQVISETGSFAAAARHLGLVPSALTYRVRQIEDALDVLLFDRTARQARPTEAGAELLREGARLLREIDAVANRVRRVATGWEPQLTIAVDGVVSPHTMLELVEAFYAMAPPTHLKLRDGILNGTLEALTSGHADLAIGVSVEGSNVAGLQQGLLGELLFIYVVAPHHPLALVPEPLTDATLLQHRAVAVADSAQRGGATMGLLGGQDVLTVDTMQAKVQAQLRGLGGGFLPEPMVRPYLEAGHLVARRVARPERNMRMHYAWGGPGFTAAGRALQWWLNQLQSPATRRALLENHHHF, encoded by the coding sequence ATGCACCACCCCTACGACGTTCTCACCCCGGACAGCCTCGCCATGCTGCAGGTGATCTCGGAAACCGGCAGCTTTGCTGCGGCGGCCCGGCACCTGGGCCTGGTGCCCAGTGCGCTGACCTACCGGGTGCGCCAGATCGAGGACGCGCTGGACGTGCTGCTGTTTGACCGCACGGCCCGCCAGGCGCGCCCGACCGAGGCCGGTGCCGAGCTGCTGCGCGAGGGCGCCCGGCTGCTGCGCGAGATCGATGCCGTGGCCAACCGCGTGCGCCGGGTGGCCACGGGCTGGGAGCCCCAGCTCACGATTGCCGTCGATGGCGTGGTCTCGCCCCACACCATGCTGGAGCTGGTCGAAGCGTTTTACGCCATGGCCCCGCCCACCCACCTGAAGCTGCGCGATGGCATCCTCAACGGCACCCTGGAAGCGCTGACCTCGGGCCACGCCGACCTGGCCATCGGCGTCTCGGTCGAAGGTTCGAACGTGGCCGGCCTGCAGCAGGGCCTGCTCGGTGAATTGCTGTTCATTTACGTGGTGGCCCCCCACCACCCGCTGGCCTTGGTACCCGAACCCCTCACCGACGCCACCTTGCTGCAGCACCGCGCGGTGGCCGTGGCCGACTCCGCGCAGCGCGGCGGCGCCACCATGGGACTGCTGGGCGGGCAGGACGTGCTGACGGTGGACACCATGCAGGCCAAGGTGCAGGCGCAGTTGCGCGGCCTGGGCGGAGGCTTTCTGCCTGAGCCCATGGTGCGCCCCTACCTGGAAGCAGGCCACTTGGTGGCGCGCCGCGTGGCTCGCCCCGAGCGCAACATGCGCATGCACTATGCATGGGGAGGCCCCGGCTTCACGGCGGCGGGGCGCGCACTGCAATGGTGGTTGAACCAGTTGCAAAGCCCGGCCACGCGCCGCGCCCTGCTGGAAAACCACCATCATTTCTGA
- a CDS encoding NAD(P)/FAD-dependent oxidoreductase translates to MTKPVSRPAKRPRRPGATAAATTQRQPGKAAKAAKTARTTPRHFAIIGAGMAGVVCARTLVQAGHQVTVFEKSSQAGGRTTTIDSPFGSFDAGAQYFTVRDPRFAKAIDTVPGVCRPWSANAVRVLDAAGRVAAAGLPTREPHWVASPGMNALVTTWAAPLQQAGQLITDTRVSSIERDPLNGTHWQVRTEGLGGTQHVYAGFDAVLLAQPATPAQALLAVSGLETPLSAAMARVTTAPCWTLMLAYPQAVRPDLTTLGPQWNAARSTHHRISWLARESSKPGRTTVERWTVQASPAWSAEHLEDDADRVQSKLLKAFSEVTGIRAEPTHADTRRWRYAQTTQPLGQSHLWDASLALGACGDWCLGHRLEDAFVSGLELALDVA, encoded by the coding sequence ATGACAAAACCCGTTTCACGCCCCGCCAAACGGCCCCGACGCCCCGGCGCCACTGCAGCAGCAACCACCCAACGCCAGCCGGGCAAGGCGGCAAAGGCAGCAAAGACCGCCAGGACGACGCCACGCCATTTCGCCATCATTGGCGCGGGCATGGCCGGCGTGGTCTGCGCGCGCACGCTGGTGCAGGCGGGCCACCAGGTCACCGTCTTTGAAAAATCGTCCCAGGCCGGCGGCCGCACCACCACCATCGACTCGCCGTTCGGCAGCTTTGACGCGGGTGCGCAATATTTCACCGTGCGCGACCCGCGCTTTGCAAAGGCGATCGACACCGTGCCCGGCGTGTGCCGGCCCTGGAGCGCCAACGCCGTGCGCGTGCTCGACGCGGCCGGCCGTGTGGCGGCCGCGGGTCTGCCCACCCGTGAACCCCACTGGGTGGCCAGCCCCGGCATGAACGCCCTCGTCACCACCTGGGCCGCCCCGTTGCAGCAGGCCGGCCAGCTCATCACCGACACCCGCGTGAGCAGCATCGAACGCGATCCCCTCAATGGCACCCACTGGCAGGTGCGCACCGAAGGGTTGGGCGGCACGCAGCATGTCTATGCCGGCTTTGATGCGGTGCTGTTGGCCCAGCCGGCCACGCCGGCCCAGGCGCTGCTGGCGGTTTCGGGCCTGGAAACCCCGCTGAGCGCCGCCATGGCGCGCGTGACCACAGCCCCCTGCTGGACGCTGATGCTCGCCTACCCGCAAGCCGTGCGCCCGGACCTGACCACCCTCGGCCCCCAGTGGAACGCGGCCCGCAGCACCCACCACCGCATTTCGTGGCTGGCGCGCGAGTCGTCCAAACCCGGCCGCACCACCGTTGAACGCTGGACGGTGCAAGCCAGTCCGGCCTGGTCGGCAGAGCACCTGGAAGACGACGCGGATCGCGTGCAGTCCAAGCTGCTCAAGGCGTTTTCTGAAGTCACCGGCATTCGGGCCGAACCCACCCATGCCGACACGCGCCGCTGGCGCTATGCGCAAACCACGCAACCCCTGGGCCAGAGCCACCTGTGGGACGCCAGCCTGGCTCTGGGCGCCTGCGGCGACTGGTGCCTGGGCCACCGCCTGGAAGACGCCTTTGTGTCCGGTCTGGAGCTGGCACTCGACGTGGCATGA
- the gluQRS gene encoding tRNA glutamyl-Q(34) synthetase GluQRS, with product MTGSEGAQRAATRYQGRFAPSPTGPLHAGSLVAALASWLDARAWNEGRGGRWLVRIEDVDTPRCVPGAAELILQQLATCGLLPDAPPVWQSDRGALYQQALDQLIAQGHAYPCACSRKDIEDAHTAQGHARARHAALPYPGTCRHGLHGRPARSWRFNTTDFKPKHPLALMDQAQEATFSIADGTVRWADRRLGPQAQHVASAVGDFVLRRADGLWAYQLAVVVDDAAQQITHVVRGEDLADNTPRQILLQQALGVATPSYLHTPLVCGANGEKLSKQNGAAALDLSDPLQALGNAAQVLGLPPLDPSHKNSLPQALGMWVNAWARTYNGPP from the coding sequence ATGACGGGCAGTGAAGGGGCCCAGCGGGCGGCCACTCGTTATCAGGGCCGCTTTGCCCCCTCGCCCACCGGCCCGCTGCATGCGGGCTCGCTGGTGGCAGCGCTTGCTAGCTGGCTGGATGCGCGGGCCTGGAACGAGGGACGCGGCGGGCGCTGGCTGGTGCGCATCGAAGACGTGGACACACCGCGCTGCGTGCCCGGCGCTGCCGAGCTCATCTTGCAGCAGCTGGCCACCTGCGGGCTGCTGCCCGACGCACCACCGGTGTGGCAATCAGACCGCGGCGCGCTGTACCAGCAGGCGCTGGATCAGCTCATCGCGCAGGGCCACGCCTACCCCTGTGCCTGCTCGCGCAAGGACATCGAAGACGCCCACACGGCGCAAGGCCATGCCCGCGCGCGCCACGCCGCCTTGCCCTACCCCGGCACCTGCCGCCATGGCCTGCACGGGAGGCCCGCGCGATCGTGGCGGTTCAACACCACAGACTTCAAGCCAAAACACCCTCTAGCGCTTATGGATCAAGCGCAAGAAGCTACATTTTCAATAGCAGACGGCACCGTGCGCTGGGCGGACCGCCGCCTCGGCCCTCAGGCACAGCATGTGGCCAGCGCCGTCGGCGACTTCGTGCTGCGCCGCGCGGACGGCCTGTGGGCCTATCAGCTGGCCGTGGTGGTGGACGACGCGGCCCAGCAGATCACCCATGTGGTGCGCGGCGAAGATCTGGCCGACAACACGCCGCGCCAGATCCTGCTGCAGCAGGCACTGGGGGTGGCGACACCCAGCTACCTGCACACCCCGCTGGTCTGCGGCGCCAACGGGGAAAAGCTCTCCAAGCAAAACGGCGCCGCGGCGCTCGACCTATCCGATCCCTTGCAGGCGCTGGGCAACGCGGCCCAGGTGCTCGGTCTGCCGCCCCTGGACCCTTCCCACAAAAATTCACTGCCGCAGGCACTGGGGATGTGGGTCAATGCCTGGGCGCGAACCTACAATGGGCCACCGTGA
- the trmB gene encoding tRNA (guanosine(46)-N7)-methyltransferase TrmB, translating to MTELTISPDSAPPAAVSNASAAAVRAPDGTPPPGVAYPKTIKSFVRRAGRTTTGQAKAFEDLGPRFVLPYTPAPLDADAAFGRNAPLVLEIGFGMGEATAHIAKVRPDDNFLCCEVHEPGVGALLKRIGEQGLTNIRILQHDAVEVIDNMLPPACLDGIHIFFPDPWHKKKHNKRRLIQTPLVAKLAARLKPGGYLHCATDWQPYAEQMLQVLGAEPLLANTAEGFAPQPDYRPLTKFENRGLRLGHGVWDVVFVRRS from the coding sequence GTGACCGAACTGACCATTTCTCCAGACTCCGCGCCGCCTGCAGCCGTTTCAAACGCTTCGGCCGCTGCCGTCCGTGCCCCCGATGGCACACCGCCCCCCGGCGTGGCCTACCCCAAGACCATCAAGAGCTTTGTGCGCCGCGCAGGCCGCACCACCACCGGCCAGGCCAAGGCCTTTGAAGACCTGGGGCCCCGCTTTGTGCTGCCCTACACGCCGGCCCCGCTCGATGCCGATGCCGCCTTTGGCCGCAATGCACCGCTGGTGCTCGAAATCGGGTTTGGCATGGGCGAGGCCACAGCCCACATCGCCAAGGTGCGGCCCGATGACAATTTTCTGTGCTGCGAAGTGCACGAACCCGGTGTCGGCGCACTGCTCAAGCGCATTGGCGAGCAAGGCCTGACCAACATCCGCATCCTGCAGCATGATGCTGTCGAGGTCATCGACAACATGCTGCCGCCCGCTTGCCTGGACGGCATCCACATCTTCTTTCCAGACCCCTGGCACAAGAAGAAGCACAACAAGCGCCGCCTGATCCAGACCCCCCTCGTAGCCAAGCTGGCCGCGCGCCTCAAGCCCGGCGGCTACCTGCACTGCGCCACCGACTGGCAACCCTATGCCGAGCAGATGCTGCAGGTGCTGGGGGCCGAGCCCCTGCTCGCCAACACCGCCGAGGGCTTTGCACCGCAACCCGATTACCGTCCCCTGACCAAGTTCGAGAACCGTGGCCTGCGACTGGGGCACGGTGTCTGGGACGTGGTCTTCGTGCGCCGCAGCTGA
- a CDS encoding GGDEF domain-containing protein, protein MKPILQNLVEMTGHRDHLRLEVSVLSTLQKLNSTTEVRALEVFAHGVTTYVRPRTWLQDGELVSTDSEAASDPHREPLENYPALCQCIEKREIRATASVQKSRYTLWLPVWMHDNVSTCLEITQSRPFSPHKLDVIQGIFHVYQNYQSLLDYSERDALTGLLNRKTFDEQFSRNPTASLTRRVSPAATGTPDGEQASCCEPAVEQWLAVVDIDHFKQVNDRFGHLYGDEVLILVANILRSSFRSHDRIFRFGGEEFVVLLRSTSLATAHKVFNRFRVAVQEYPFPQVGQVTVSMGFVSTARGSPVEILGQADQALYHAKENGRNQVCFYDDLVANGHLAIKVANDSVELF, encoded by the coding sequence ATGAAGCCCATCCTCCAAAACCTGGTCGAAATGACCGGCCACCGAGACCACCTGCGCCTCGAAGTGTCGGTGCTGTCAACGCTGCAAAAGCTCAACAGCACCACCGAGGTAAGGGCGCTCGAAGTGTTCGCCCATGGCGTCACCACCTATGTGCGCCCTCGCACCTGGCTGCAGGATGGCGAGCTGGTCTCCACCGACTCGGAAGCCGCCAGCGACCCGCACCGCGAGCCCCTGGAAAACTACCCGGCCCTGTGCCAGTGCATCGAAAAACGCGAGATCCGGGCCACAGCCAGCGTGCAAAAGAGCCGCTACACGCTGTGGTTGCCCGTGTGGATGCATGACAACGTCAGCACCTGCCTGGAGATCACGCAGTCGCGCCCCTTTTCACCGCACAAGCTCGATGTGATCCAGGGCATCTTTCACGTCTACCAGAACTACCAGAGCCTGCTCGACTACAGCGAGCGCGACGCGCTCACGGGGCTGCTCAATCGCAAGACCTTTGACGAGCAGTTTTCCCGCAATCCCACCGCGAGTCTGACCCGCCGCGTGAGCCCGGCCGCAACGGGCACGCCGGACGGCGAACAAGCATCCTGCTGCGAACCCGCTGTCGAGCAATGGCTGGCCGTGGTGGACATCGACCATTTCAAGCAGGTCAATGACCGCTTCGGCCACCTGTACGGCGACGAGGTGCTGATCCTGGTCGCCAACATCCTGCGCAGCTCGTTTCGCAGCCACGACCGCATCTTCCGCTTCGGGGGTGAGGAGTTTGTGGTGCTGCTGCGCTCCACCAGTCTGGCCACGGCGCACAAGGTGTTCAACCGCTTTCGCGTCGCCGTGCAGGAATACCCTTTCCCCCAGGTAGGTCAGGTGACGGTGAGCATGGGCTTTGTCAGCACGGCCAGAGGCTCGCCGGTGGAAATCCTGGGGCAGGCCGACCAGGCGCTTTACCACGCCAAGGAAAACGGGCGCAACCAGGTCTGCTTCTACGACGATCTGGTGGCCAACGGCCATCTGGCAATAAAGGTGGCCAACGACAGTGTCGAGCTGTTCTGA